GGAAGACCAATCACTCGCTTGACAAAATCCTCTTTCTCATTTGCATGGAAAACGATGACATCAAAACGGCTCAAATCACTGATTTGGTAGCCCAGCTTATTAACTACTAATTTGTTTCCATCCTGAAGAGTAGGCATCATCGACTCCCCCTCAACAACATAGTTAGAAAAGAAAAAAGTTCGTATAAAAGCAAAAATAATAATTCCAATTGCAAAAGCTTTAACCCATTCTATCCCCTCTTTTTTCCATTCAATATTCACTTTTAACTCCTCCTCTTCTTCAGCTCTTTACCCCTATTTATCTCCTCATTATGGTCATTTTCCATGCTCTTATTCAATCTTACTTCAATTCTTTTTCCAACATACCAAAGAATAAAAATAACTAGAAAAACTATGCCAGTACGGTAAGGCCGAGTAATCAATGATTGAAGATCATATCCAACAAAACTGATAGTAAAAATCATCACCATTTTGCCAATTGCGACAGCAAGCATGTATTGGTAAATACTGATTTTCGAAAAAGCGGCTACAACATTTACCACAACAGATGGAGTAAATGGGAAACAAAGGAGCAAAAAGAGCGGTCCAAAACCATGCCGATCCACCCAGTCCATTAACTTTTGAACCTTTGGGTGTTTTGATAGAAAAGAAAAAACTCTCTTTTGCCCGTACTTCCTGATGAGCAAAAAAAGCATCAGTGCTCCCAGGCAAGAACCCAGCCAAGAATATAAAAATCCCAGCCAAAGCCCAAAAGCACTGGCATTAGCCATTACAAAAATAACCAACGGCAGAAACGGTAAAAATGCTTCAATCATGGGCAGCACTACACCGGGTATCGGTCCAAAGGACCGGTACTCTTGAATTAAGTCCATTATATTTTCTAGTGTGAACCAAGCCTTGATTGCTTCAAAGTCCATATGATTGCTCCCTACCTTATTACATTAAGCGTTGAATGCGTTAGATTATTGCGTTAAAAAGTCGTGAAAAGCTTCCATATTCAACTCTAAATCCAAATCCAAAACAGAACCTTCCCCTTTTATTTTTGCATCTTTATATCCATTTTCAATAGGAATTCTAAAGGTCTGAATATCTCCTCTATCTTTTGCAAAGAAGTCCTTCGCCATAAACAATATATCTCCTGTATCCATGTTTGTGTTGATATATGGTGTGACCACACCTATTAATTTAGGGAGTTTTGGGATCGTTTGAATGCCTGAAAGCTGATCACTAATAGCCTGAAGTGCCTCTTGCTGACGTTGAACTCGGCCAAAGTCACCTATAGCATCATGTCGAAATCGTACAAAGCTAAGCATTTGCTCCCCGTTTAATCTTTGCAGCCCCGGTTCTAGTGGAACATCAATGTATGCTGACATTTTTTTCTCGACGTTTATTTCTACGCCCTGGGGAAATGCTTCATCAATTAACTGCACAAAACCTTGAAAGTCAACTATCGCAAAATACTGTAAATCAATATCAAAGTTTTCTTTAATTGTTTTCCTCATCAGCTCTGGCCCGCCACGCATAAAGGCAGAATTGATTTTATGCTTTCCATATCCAGGAATATTCACATAAATGTCTCTCATAATAGACGTTAGCTTATAAGTTCCTTTATCCTCATTATAATGCGCAATCATAATAGTATCTGCCCTCGAAGCTTTCTCGCCCTCTCTGGCATCGCTCCCTAATAAAAGGATATTTGTGGCACCATATTGGTCCTTTTTTCCTTCAAAAGTGTACACTTCTTCGTTAACATTATTTTCATCATTATTAATTTTCTCTAATGATTGATTAACTCCTTGTTTATACTGATAATATGCGTAACCTGCAGTGGCACCAAACAGCACCAACAAGACAAGTACTATAGAGGTCGATTTTCTTTTTTTCCTTTTTCTATGTTTTTCGTATCTCATGACTTTCTTCACCTATCTATATCAAATTTTTAAGGACAAATTTATTCTGTCTATATATAATTCATTTTCCCCTAGAAAATATCCTTCTATCAAAAACTTTCTCATACAAGTACCAAATTTTGCAAACAAAAAAACGCAATCTTTAAAGCATTGCGTTTTCCATCAGACTTTTGTATGATAAAATAAGAACAGATGTTCTGTTAGTTGATTTAGAAAGGAGCGGATGATGGGATGACCAGGATTCCAGAGGAAGATCGTACTATAATGGAGAAAGCCATCTATTTGCCCATGGTATTAATTGTCTTAAATCGTGATTTAGCTGTTGTAGAAAACAGTCCTTTTAAATTAAAAAAACCCTATTTACAACTAATTGAAGAAACAATGAAAAGTATTCAAAAGGAATTAGCCGAAGTAAAACGATATATGAAGAAGAATAACCTGAAAGTAGTAGAAACAAAACGGGACGATGCCTTTACTATGTATATGTTCTTGTACAAAGGGTATGAAGAAGCTCATAATTACTTTAATCCAAGAATACGTAACAAAGTTCAAGAATTAATGGAGTTTTATTTCCAAAAACAGCACCTGTCCCATTAAGAATTTAATGTTTATCCTTAACCTTCTTTTTACCATAGTGATAAGAATCTTCTGATGCCTCCATGGCCTTTGGCCGTTGTAACAAATAAAAAGACTTTTTTTCATTGTATTCAATTCTTTGCATTAATTTCGTTCTTAAGTAAGCTGTTCGTTCTAGTTGAGAGATGATTGAACTGCATGGAACAGGGAATTTAAATGACTGGTTATTATTAAAAAGGATTACCGTTTCTTGGGGATTCACTCGTTCGTAATCTTTTACATGTTCATGGGAAATCCAAATACATTCTTGACGGCTTGGTGAAGTGGTAGGAAAGAAAAAAATGCGGTTTGTAGGATCAATTGCAATTGGAATCTTATGGGCATAACCAACTAACTGTTTTGTACCATTTCTACGACCTTCATAATCACTCCCGTAATATTCACAACTATTTCTTATAATATCGAGTGGTTTAAAGGGGGATAAAAATTCATCCTCTACTTCGAAAATCTTCGAATAAATTTTACTGCCATACGCGATGGGTTTGACGAACATCGTAAATGGATTTACCTCATATTCTTCAATTTGTTTTAGCTTCAATCTTTTCAACTCCATTAGCAATTTTATTCATCATATCACTTTTGTTGAATCGTTTATTGATTTCTCTGAATTGTTGCGAATTTATTCACAAAGTTATTACAGAAAAATAAAACTGAAAATTATAAATATTTATTGATATTATCAAAATAAACCCATATAATATTAAAAAGCATCAGAGGTGATTTTGATGAATGAGAAATCATACACGGAATTAATGAAAATTGGTGCCATGAAACGTCAAAGGAAAGAGAACTTTGTCCAAGATTTATACATTGATATGCTTCTATCAGAAATTCAATTAAATGTCGAAAGAGAAAAACTGCTGAAAAAAATTGACTGTGCGATTGACCATCGCGATAAACAAAACTTTTATCTTTTATCAAAACAATTAGTTGAGATAAACAAACGATTTGGAACGTAGACACTATTTAAAATAAAAAATGGGAAAGGAGAAAATTCTCCTTTCCCATTTTTTATTTTCGTTGTTGTACTTCAAATTCTTCAAGCATTGAAATACGCTCAATCATAGAAGGATGACTGTAACGGAATATCTTTACTAGTAAAGGCGGGTTAACTTGGGTTAAGCCCGAACGGGTTAGTTCCTGGAAAGACGTTATAGCAGCTCCGGGATTCTGAGTCATATTAATCGCATACCTGTCAGCCCTGGTTTCCTCATATCGAGAAATTAGATTAGATAAAGGACTGGATGCAAACAGTAGCATTGATATGATCATGAAAAAGAGCGGCAAAGACCGAATGTCTTTTACATCTGGTATTTTCAATTCTTTTCCATAACGCGCAATCATCCAATTCATGATTCGATAGGTTAAATACAAACCAAAAAGCGAGAACAATAAATACAAAGCAATTCCAATGTAAATATGATTTTCAACATAATGACAAATTTCATGGGCCATGATAAATAATATTTGATCATCTGATAATTTATTTAGAGTGGTATCCCATAGTACGATCCTTGCGTTAGAGCCAATCCCTGATACATAAGCATTTAAGGAATTCGTCTCCTTGGACATATTCACTTCAAAAACATGTTCGGCGGGGATTTGCGCCTTATCTGCTAACGTTAATATTTTCGTTTCCAATTCTTTATTTTTCAAAGGATAAAAATCATTATATAGCGGGTCAATGATTACTGGCTGTAAAAACATCATAAACAAAGTAAAAGGTATAGACAATATCCAAGCATAGAGCCACCAACGTTTAACACTTTTTTTCATGAGCCAATATAGGACTGGCACAATAATCAGTAAAGTCCCATAATTAATCCAAAAATCAATTAACTCCTCCTTCATCC
This genomic stretch from Neobacillus niacini harbors:
- a CDS encoding TVP38/TMEM64 family protein, whose protein sequence is MDFEAIKAWFTLENIMDLIQEYRSFGPIPGVVLPMIEAFLPFLPLVIFVMANASAFGLWLGFLYSWLGSCLGALMLFLLIRKYGQKRVFSFLSKHPKVQKLMDWVDRHGFGPLFLLLCFPFTPSVVVNVVAAFSKISIYQYMLAVAIGKMVMIFTISFVGYDLQSLITRPYRTGIVFLVIFILWYVGKRIEVRLNKSMENDHNEEINRGKELKKRRS
- a CDS encoding LCP family protein, which encodes MRYEKHRKRKKRKSTSIVLVLLVLFGATAGYAYYQYKQGVNQSLEKINNDENNVNEEVYTFEGKKDQYGATNILLLGSDAREGEKASRADTIMIAHYNEDKGTYKLTSIMRDIYVNIPGYGKHKINSAFMRGGPELMRKTIKENFDIDLQYFAIVDFQGFVQLIDEAFPQGVEINVEKKMSAYIDVPLEPGLQRLNGEQMLSFVRFRHDAIGDFGRVQRQQEALQAISDQLSGIQTIPKLPKLIGVVTPYINTNMDTGDILFMAKDFFAKDRGDIQTFRIPIENGYKDAKIKGEGSVLDLDLELNMEAFHDFLTQ
- a CDS encoding competence protein ComK yields the protein MKLKQIEEYEVNPFTMFVKPIAYGSKIYSKIFEVEDEFLSPFKPLDIIRNSCEYYGSDYEGRRNGTKQLVGYAHKIPIAIDPTNRIFFFPTTSPSRQECIWISHEHVKDYERVNPQETVILFNNNQSFKFPVPCSSIISQLERTAYLRTKLMQRIEYNEKKSFYLLQRPKAMEASEDSYHYGKKKVKDKH
- a CDS encoding IDEAL domain-containing protein — translated: MNEKSYTELMKIGAMKRQRKENFVQDLYIDMLLSEIQLNVEREKLLKKIDCAIDHRDKQNFYLLSKQLVEINKRFGT
- a CDS encoding M48 family metallopeptidase, whose translation is MVRKMGVYAVLAYVIYGLFFYWYLFHFADSSLPFEYQGTKADPATFLNGRELMLSEEYSKIRNLLFFLSTPFEWLFYFLILLFGFSKAFKSWAESSSKYKLPQTAIYLIWLSFFAFLATLPLSYISYNLSKTYNISTQTFASWMKEELIDFWINYGTLLIIVPVLYWLMKKSVKRWWLYAWILSIPFTLFMMFLQPVIIDPLYNDFYPLKNKELETKILTLADKAQIPAEHVFEVNMSKETNSLNAYVSGIGSNARIVLWDTTLNKLSDDQILFIMAHEICHYVENHIYIGIALYLLFSLFGLYLTYRIMNWMIARYGKELKIPDVKDIRSLPLFFMIISMLLFASSPLSNLISRYEETRADRYAINMTQNPGAAITSFQELTRSGLTQVNPPLLVKIFRYSHPSMIERISMLEEFEVQQRK